A stretch of DNA from Gymnodinialimonas sp. 57CJ19:
AAAAGCTGGTCGTGACCCCGTCCGAGGAAGAAGTGGCCGAAGCGCTGGCCAATCTGGCCGAGAACGCTGAAAGCTTTGCCACCAAGAAGGGCAAAGCAGCCGACGGCGATCAGGTTGTGTTCGACTTTGTCGGCACCGTGGACGGCGAAGCCTTTGAAGGCGGCGCGGCGGAAGATTTCCCCCTGAAGCTCGGTTCCGGCCAGTTCATCCCCGGCTTTGAAGAGCAGCTGGTTGGCGTGAAAGCCGGCGAGACCAAAGACGTGGAAGTGACCTTCCCCGAGGAATATCAGGCCGAGCATCTGGCCGGTAAAGCCGCCGTCTTCGCGTGCACCATCAAAGAGGTGAAGAAGCCTGTCGCCGCTGAAGTGGATGACGAGCTGGCGAAGAAATTCGGCGCCGAAGATCTGGACGCCCTGAAGGGTCAGATCACCGAGCGTCTGGCCTCTGAGTACACCGGCGCTGCCCGCGCAGTGATGAAGCGTTCGCTTCTGGACCAGTTGGACGAGGTTGTGTCCTTCGAGCTGCCCCCCTCGTTGGTGGATGCCGAAGCGGGCCAGATCGCCCATCAGCTGTGGCACGAAGAAAACCCCGAGGTGGAAGGCCACGACCACCCCGAGATCGAGACCACCGACGAGCACAAGTCCCTTGCCGCGCGTCGCGTGAAGCTGGGTCTGTTGCTGGCCGAGCTGGGTCAGAAAAACGACGTCACCGTTTCCGACGCCGAGATGACCCAAGCGATCATGAACCAGGCCCGCCAGTACCCCGGTCAAGAGCGTGCGTTCTTCGAGTTCATTCAACAGAATCAGGCCGCGCAACAGCAGGTCCGTGCGCCTCTGTTCGAAGACAAGGTTGTCGATTTCATCGGTGAGATGGCCGAAGTGACCGAGAAAGAGGTCTCCAAGGATGACCTCAAGGCCGCTGTAGACGCGCTCGACGAAGAATAATCGCCGCCCTCAGGGGCTGGTTGCAAGATTCAGGCGTCCCTCAGGGGGCGCCTTTTTTGTTGCGCGTTTCCCTATATTTCATTGGGGGTTGCCCCCATTGTTATTGGATAACGCGGCCCCGCTTTTGAGTATCAGGCCGACCTGTAGCCATAGTCATCCCACAGCCGATCCCCGGCATTTTTTACGACACTATTTTCAACACCGCTTTCTTTCTTCGTCCCTTCTTTCCGCCCCCAATTTTAACTCAAAGGCTTAATCCAATGTTTAAATTCCCCATCGCCGTGGCGATTGGCCTGACGGTGGCTTCCGCCGCTGCCCATGCCGACGTGATCGTCATTCAAGGCACGCCCACGTTTGAACCCGCAATCATCAACCACGGCCCCCATGCCCCGCTTCTGGAAGATGCCCTTGACCGGGCCGACATCCTGTCCATGCCCGCGTTCCACCGCCTGACCCAGATGTGTGAGACCCTTGGGATGGACTGTGGCGCAGAGCACGCGACCGCAGAAGGCGGCATCATGCCTGAATGGACCCCGCGCCACATCGCGGATGCTGAAAAGCGTCTGGCTCAGATGGTCGAGGACCGCGAAGATTATGTCGCTGCCCTGGAGGAGCATTTTGAGGCGCTGCCCGCACCGCGTCCTGTCTCGCCCTTTCCCCATCGGCTGTTCGGCTGGAACACGGCCCCCCTCGGCGCCCCTCATGTCATCGCGCCGCGGCCGCATCAGTTCGGGCATGTGTTCCCGACGCTGCCTCGGGCAACGGTTCCGCAGTTGACATTGCCCCGGCCCGTTGTGCCCGGTGCCCATGACCTCTCGGGCTTCTATCACCGCCTGAATACGCCGGGCGCTGTGGTGCCCCGGTCCGTGATGCCCCGACACATGCTGCCGCGACATGGCTTTCCTTGGCGGTCGTTCTAACCCCTCCATCGTTTTGCCCCGGTGATTTTGCCGGGGCAGGGCGCTCCTTTCCTTCCAACCCATTCGAGTAGAAAAATTATGAAACGCACATTTCCCCTTCTTGCCGTTATGGCCGCCACCCTTGCCGCCCCGGTTGCGGCGCAAGACATCAACAGCATCCTGAACCCCGGTAATTTTGCCGCGCGTCTGAACATGGGCAACGCCCCTGCGATGGCTAACATGCCTCGCGATATGTCCGCCTTGTTTGACGGGCGCGCCATGGGGGCCGCGGTGAACCCGGCGCTGGCCAACCAGATCGCGGCCTTGGCGCCAGAGACACGTAGCCTTGCGCCCCGGACCTCCATGGCGCCGGTACCGCGCCGCTCCATCGCGCGGATCGTGACGCCGGACGCCGCACCCGAGGTTGCAGCCCTGCGCGTTGCCCCGGTTGCAGAACCAGAGGCGGACACGGGCCTTGTTGCCATGATGGCGGACGCCGCCAATGCCGCGCCTGCGGGCAGCAACACCTTTGTCGTGAACGGCACCAATACGGCGGTGATTCAGTCCAGCCCCAGCGCAGAGGCCCCCCGCCTGAGCTTGTGGCAGCGTCTGTTCGGCAGCTAACCCCCCTGACCGATCGGCCACCGCCCCTTGCAGAACAGGGGGCGGTTTTGGCTTTTTGATCCATTGGATAAAAAAGGCTTTGGTCATTCCGTCTGCCCGGCTAACGTATTGCTTGTATACGGAAGGTCAGGGTTTCCGCAGTTCTGCGGCAGCATTTTTAACAATATGATTGATCTCATTACGACGAACTAAGGCGGACAAGGCACCCCTCGCCAGTCCCCAAACAGGAAGGAAATCAACACCATGCGTCTTATGACTGCGAGCGCGATTGCAATGTTTGCAATGGGCGGTGCCGCAATGGCTTGCCCCAACTATCAACTCTCGACCGGAGCGCTAAGCTACGATGCCTCTCAGATCGGCAACCCCCAGGGGTTCTCGGTAACGGCAGGCGGTAACTTCACGCTGGACCAATGTGGTCTGGGGTCCTTGGGCTATGGCCAGTTCCGTTCGGCCCCCGATCTGACGTTGAACCTGACCAGCATGGCGGGCCGCGAATTGGATGTGACGGCGACCTCCAGCTGTGACCCGGCGCTCTTGGTGAACGATGCCAACGGCCAGTGGTACTTCAACGATGACCGCAACGGCTTGCAGCCCGGCCTGACCCTTCCTGCGGGCGCCGGTAACGGCCGTGTCGATATCTGGATCGGTACATTTGCTGGCGGCGGTTGCCCCGCGACGCTGGCGGTTCAGGCCTTGGGTGGCGGCGCGGTTCCCGTGCCTCAGCCCGTCCCACAGCCCGTGCCGCAACCTGTGCCGGTTCCGGCCAGCGCGTGCCCCACATGGGAAGTCCCTGGCCCCGCGCTTTCGTTTGACGCGAGCCAAATCCTTCAGCCGCTGTCCTATGTGGCCCAGGCCACCGGCGGCACGAATGTACGCGAATGCCCTGGTGTAGAGGGTGCCGGCTACGCCAGCCAGGTTCCTCAGTTCTCGGTTTCCCTGTCGGGTATGGACGGCCACAGCCTGCGCCTTCTGGCCAACGCGGAATGCGATTCCACGCTTTTGGTGAACGGCGCCAACACCGAATGGTTCTACAACGATGACGGCCAAGGCCAGTTGCAGCCACAGTTGGACATTGCTGATCCAGCGGCTCTGAATGGCCGGATTGATGTGTGGGTCGGCACCTATGGTGACCGGGTTTGCCCCAGCACCTTCACGCTTCAGGCGATCCCTGTTGCGGTAGCGCCAACGCCCCAGCCTGTGCCCGTTCCGGTGCCGCAGCCTGTTCCACAACCCGTACCGCAGCCTGTGCCGGTTCCGGTGCCTGCACCAACACCTGCACCTGCACCGGTGCCAGTGCCCACACCGACGCCTGTCCCCACACCCACGCCAACGGCCGGGTGCCCAACGACAGCGATTGAAGGAACCGTGGTCACCACCACCGGGTCCGAGCTGTACGGTCCAGATCGTTTCGCGATCAACGTCGGTGGCGTGACGCCTCTGTCCACCTGCGCGGATATCCCAAGCAGCACTGGCGTGGCTTACTCCACCCCGGACTACACCTTCTACCTGTCGGGGATGGAGACCTATGGTCGCCTGGAGATCGAAGTTGAAAGCGATTGCGACGCGACGCTTTTGGTTAACGATGCCGCGGGCAACTGGCACTTCGACGACGACTCGGGCGGCAGCTTCCAGCCTGAGTTGAACCTGGCCAACACGGCCGCGTTGAATGGCCGGGTCGATATCTGGGTTGGCTCCTACGGCGAATCCATCTCGTGTCAGGGTGAGATCGAGTTGGAGACCTGGAACTTCTAATCCAGAGGCTTCTTTGACGAGAATAGGGGCGTGGTCATCCGTGACCGCGCCCTTTTTCTGTTTGGGTTAGAGTGTTGAGGGGGGCGGGCAGGCCAAAGATTAACGACAGGTAAGGATTTCCAGCCTTACGAATTTGCGCCGCGAAGGCGATAGTCCTTTCATAGGCAAACGACACCAAACGCCTGCAAACACACAGAAACACCAAACAACCTAAACCCCTTCCAAGACAAAGAAATTTCGGAGTAACACAATGAAAAAGCTTCTCGCCGCCGCCTTCGCTCTGGTCGCCACCGCCGGCGTCGCCGCCGCTTGCCCTGCGTGGCAGAACCAAGGTGTGCAGACTGGCTATACGACCGGTCAGGACCTTTGGACGCCGAACCATTACTCGGTCACGGCGGGCGGCAACCAGTCCCTGCGCAACTGCGGTTGGAACCATTCCGGTCACGTGATCTCTCGCCCTGACTTCGAGTTCCAGATCGACGGCCTGGAGCAATATCGCCGCCTCGAGATCCGCGTGAACGGCACCTGCGATACAGTTCTGCTGGTGAACGACGCGAGCGGTAACTGGTATTTCAACGACGATGGCTGGGGCAACCTGAACCCGCTGGTGAACCTGTCGAACCCACGTTCCGGCGTATACGACATCTGGGTCGGCACCTACGGCACCAACCTGTGTGGTGCGACGCTGCAGATGGAAACATTCTGATATAGAAGACTGATATTGCTAAAGAACGGCCCGCCCATTTCGGCGGGCCGTTTGCGTTTGGTCGGGGACGCGGTGACGCGGGTCCGCGCTTTTGCCTACGCAAAACCGCATACCACGCCCCACCCGCCGTCCCGTTATTCAGCGGCGGGGGTCAGGCGGATCAGGGCGCCCGGGTCGTCGTCTATCAGGATCAGGATGGCACCGTTTGCATCGACGTCCACATCACGCACGCGCCCTTGGCCTGTGCGGAAGCGTTCCTCTGCGATGACCGAGGTGCCGTCGATATCCAGCCGTACAAGCGATTGCCCCGCCAGAGCGCCCAGAAGGATGTCGCCTTGCCAGTCGGGGAACATCTCGCCCTCATAGAAGATCAGGTCCGAGGGCGCGATGGAGGGGTCCCAGTAGTAGCGCGGTTCGATAAAGTCGGGGGCATGGGCCTGTTCGCCGTCGCCCACGTCGGAGCCGTTGTAGTTCACCCCGTAGCTCACCCGCGGCCAGCCGTAGTTGCCGCCCGGTTCGATCACGTTCAGCTCGTCCCCACCCGCGGGGCCGTGTTCCAGCGCCCACACAAGTTGGCTCTCGGGCTGGATGGCGAGGCCTTGGATATTACGGTGTCCGTAGGTCAGAACGCCGGGTAGGGCACCGTCGACGAAATCCAACGTGGCGGGATGGTGGTCGGGTTGCAGCATGATGGTCGCGCCGTAGGTCGCGGACGCGGGGTCTTGGGCTAATTCTCTGTTTTCCGGCGTGAAACGGTCGCCCGTGGTGGCGAATACGAAGCCCTCATCATCCACCAACACGCGGCTTCCAAAATGCGCGGGGATCGCCGAGGCGGGCGTTTGCCGCCAGAGTTCCTCTACGTTCGTCAATGCGGTGTGATCCTCGGACAGGGTTGCGCGGGCAAGCGCCGTGGCCGAGGCGGCAAGGCCCTCGCGAGCGGAATAGGTGAGGTAGATGGCGCGGCTATCGGCGAAATCTGCCGCAAGCGCCACGTCCAACAAACCGCCCTGACGGATCGCGCGTACGTCCGGGACGCCGTTGATCTCGGGGCCCATGGTGCCGTCGCGGGTGATGTGGCGCAGGGTGCCGCCGCGTTCTGTCACGATGTAGCCCGCGTCTTCGGGCAGGATCGCGAGCCCCCAGGGATGGGCGAGGGTGCCACTGATGACCTCCTCGTCGAAGGTCACACCCGAGGTGACCTCTGGCGCTTCGGTTTGTCCGGCGAAGGCCGCGACGGAGGCGTCGAAATTACCGCTGCCGTCGTCGACGGGAGCCACTTGCGCGAAGGCTGCGCCTGCGAGGAGCGTAGCGAGGAGGGCCGGGGCGGACAGAATGCGAAGCATGATGGACCTTTGGAAAACGCTGTTGCCTAAACAAATAGGCCGCCTCCACGGGGAGACGGCCTACTTTTTCGTGAAGTGCCAAGATCGGCAAGATTAGTCCTCGTCAGAGGCTTCTTCCTCAGCGGCCGGCGCTGGGGCGACGTCGTCGTCATCCAAGCCTGCGGCACCGATGTCGTCGAACAGCTCGGCGATCTCGAACTCTGCCTGTGCTTCTTCTTCAGCGGCCAGATCCTGAATGGATTTGCCCGATGCCTGAAGCTCGGCTTCTTCGGTGGAGCGGGCCACGTTCAACTCGATCTCGACCTGCACTTCGGGGTGCAGATTGACGATGACCGTGTGGATGCCCAGGTCCTTGATCGGTGCGGTCAATGCGACCTGCTTGCGATCGATGGAGAAGCCTTCAGCTGTCGCAACTTCGGCGGCGTCACGGATGGTGACAGAGCCGTAAAGCGCACCAGAATCGGAAGCAGAGCGGATGATGATGAACTGCTGACCAGCAAGTGTCTCACCCAGCTTCTCGGCTTCGGCTTTGGTTTCCAGGTTGCGCGCTTCAAGTTGCGCTTTCTGGTTTTCAAAGGTCTTCAGGTTGGCTTCGTTGGCGCGAAGCGCCTTTTTTTGCGGCAGAAGGAAGTTGCGCGCGTAGCCCTCTTTGACAGAGACTACTTCGCCCATTTGACCCAGCTTCGCCACACGTTCCAGAAGGATAACGTCCATGGTGTGCGCTCCTTATTTAACGGCGTAGGGCAGCAGGGCGAGGAACCGGGCGCGTTTGATGGCTTTTGCAAGCGCACGCTGGTTCTTGGCACCTACAGCGGTGATACGGGAAGGCACGATCTTGCCACGCTCGGAGATGTAGCGTTGCAGAAGACGTGTGTCTTTATAGTCGATCTTCGGCGCGTTCTCGCCCTCAAACGGGTCGGTCTTGCGGCGGCGGAAGAATGGTTTAGCGGCCATTTTGGTGTCCTTTCAAACTGAAGGCGGTCGAATCAACGACGCTCGCGGCGGGGTTCACGCTCATCGCGCTTTTGCATCTGGACGGAAGGGCCGTCCTCGTGGGCGTCAACCTTGATGGTCAGAACGCGCATCACGTCGTCATGCAGGCGCATCAGGCGTTCCATTTCCTGGATCGCGGCGGATGGTGCATCCGTGCGAAGGAAGGAATAGTGACCCTTGCGGTTCTTGTTGATCTTGTAGGCCATGGTCTTAACACCCCAATATTCGGTGTCGACCACAGTGCCGCCGTTGTCGGTAAGGACGGTGCCAAAGTGCTCGTTCAGCGCTTCGGCTTGCGTGTTGGACAGGTCCTGACGCGCAATCATCACGTGCTCATAGAGAGCCATGGGAACTCCAGTTCATCGTTTCGGGCGCGTTTCAAAGGCCGGGCACTTCAATCCTTGCCCCCCAGCCACGAGGGATCACGCCAAACACATATCTTAGCAAGGATGGGCGCGTGTACGCCCGTGCGGCGTGGATGTCTAGCCTTTCGTCGCCCGCGAAGGGGCTTTTGGACCAGTGACCACAGGGTTTGCGCGTTTCTGCCCCATTTCCACCACGATGCCTTGGCACAAAAGCCTCGGATTGTGCCGTCCGACGTCGGACTATCGCGCACAAATGGGCGGATTTGCCCAGAACAGACAAGGGCAGATGCCCCAAGAACCAAGTGAATGGAGGCCCCCGTGGCGTACCAATGTTATATAAGGGACGAAAACGGCGCCGCGACGGTCGATTGGGTCGTGGTAATGGCTCTGTTGGTGGGGCTGGGTCTTGCCGTGTCGAACCAGACCGGAGAGGCGCTGACGACCGAAAGCGGCCAAATTCAGGGCGAGCTTCAGGGTGGTTTGTTCGAGACCGCTTGGGACAGCCAGTTGGCGGTTCAGCCTGATAGCGAAGCGGGTGAAGACTGCACGGGTGGAAACTCATGTGATCCGGGCACGGGTACGGGACCCGACCCGATGCCAGACCCCGATCCGACGCCTGACCCAACACCCGATCCCGATCCGACGCCCGATCCCGATCCGACGCCTGATCCCGATCCGACGCCTGATCCCGATCCTGACCCAGACCCGACGCCCGATCCCGATCCGACGCCGGACCCCGATCCGACGCCCGATCCCGATCCTGACCCACCAACTGCCAGTGCGCCTGCGGCCGGGTGCCCGTCGACGGCGTATTACGGTATCCCGATTGCGTCGGATGGGTCGGACCTGACGGGGCGAGACGACTATTATGTACGGTACTCGGGTTATACCAACCTGCGCTCCTGTAGCGGCATGCCAAACAACTGGGCGCATTTCGACGCGAACCCGACGTTCACGCTGAGCCTGACGGATATGGAAAACTATAAATCGCTAGAGTTTCGGGTTCGGGATGCGTCGTGCGACACCACGATTTTGGTACGCGATGCGCAGGGCAACTTCTACTTCGATGATGACGGCGGCAGCGGTCTTTATTCGAAGCTGAGGCTTAATGATACCGATGCGCTGAACGGGCGTGTGGATGTATGGTTGGGGGTATATTCCGGCGGTACCTGCAACGCACAGCTGGAGATTCGCGCTCGGGACTAACGACACGCCGACGTCGATAAACATCACGAAACAGGCGGTGCGCGTCAGCGGGCCGCCTGTTTTCGTGCAGGTGCCGTTTTGTGCAACGTTGCGATAGGCGCGGGCTTGGGGTAGCTGAAAGGTCACCATTTTGTTCCGCGACTGACCCAAGGGGACCGCATATGACCCGAGCTTTCATTTTTCCCGGCCAAGGGGCGCAAACCATCGGCATGGGCCGCGCCCTCGCGGATGCTTATCCGGCCTCAAAGGCCGTCTTCGCCGAGGTGGATGACGCCTTGGGCGAAAGCCTGTCGTCGCTGATCTGGGAAGGCGAGATCGAGGCCCTGACCCTGACGCGAAACGCGCAGCCTGCGTTGATGGCCACATCATTGGCGGCCATGGCGGCGTTGAAGGCGGAAGGCGTTGACGTCACGGCGGCATCCTTTGTGGCAGGGCATTCTCTGGGTGAATACTCGGCCCTTTGTGCGGCGGGCACGTTCAGCCTTGCAGATACCGCGCGCCTGTTGCGCCTGCGTGGCGAGGCGATGCAAGCGGCCGTTCCGGCGGGCGAGGGGGCCATGGCGGCGGTTCTGGGCCTTGACCTTGCAGCGGTAGAAGAAGTGGCAGCGGAAGCGGCCCAGGGAGAGGTCTGCGAAGCGGCCAACGACAACGACCCGGCGCAAGTTGTGATCTCTGGCGCGAAAGCCGCGGTGGAGCGGGCATGCGAGATTGCCAAAGCCAAGGGCGCAAAACGCGCCTTGCTGCTGCCGGTGTCCGCACCGTTCCATTGCGCGTTGATGCAACCGGCCGCCGATGCCATGGCGCAAGCGTTGGGCGAGGTGGATATGCAAGCCCCCGTCGTGCCGCTGGTGGGCAACGTATTGGCGCGGGCCGAAAGCGCCCCGGCGGTGATCCGGGAGAACTTGGTTGTGCAGGTCACGGGCCGGGTCCGGTGGCGCGAAAGCGTGGCGTGGATGGCAGCCGAGGGCGTCACGGAAGTGTACGAGATCGGCGCGGGCAAGGCCCTGTCGGGCATGGTCAAACGCATTGACCGCGCAGTCACGCCCCATGCGGTCGGCACGCCCGATGATGTGTCAAAGGCGGTTGCGACGCTTGCGCAATGAGCCTTGCAGACGCCGTAGCGGTACAACCCTTCTGGGTGCGCACGTGGGTGATTATCCTGGTTTTGGGTGCCTACTTCCTGCCGGTGAGCTTTCTGATCTGGAAGCAGAGCCGGGTCGCGGGGGTGCTGACCTTGGGGGCCTCAATCTTGGCGGCGTATGGGGTGAGCTGGATGTACGATCAGCTGGGCTACGTGAAGCTCTTGGGGTTGGCTCATGTCGTTTTTTGGACGCCGTTGGCGGTCTACCTGTGGCGTCTGGTCCGACGCGAAGACATGCCGATTTGGCCGCGTGGCTTGATGTCGGTGTCACTTGCGATCATCGTCATCTCACTGGCGTTTGATTATGTGGACGTGGGGCGTTGGGTGTTGGGGGAGCGTGAGGCATTGGCTGGCACGCTTGCGTTGGAATAGAAGAGAAAAGGGGCAGAAATGTTTGATCTAACCGGAAAAAACGCGCTGGTCACCGGCGCATCGGGCGGCATTGGTGCCGCGATTGCACGGCAGTTGCACGCAGCAGGCGCCACGGTGGGCCTGTCGGGCACGCGGGTAGAGCCGTTGGAGGCGCTGGCCGCTGAGCTGGGTGACCGCGCCCATGTGTTGCCCTGCAACCTGAGCGATGCCGAGGCGGTGGACGCCCTGCCGAAAGAGGCGATTGCCGCGATGGGCAGCCTGGATGTGCTGGTCAACAACGCGGGCATCACGAAGGACAACCTGTTCATGCGCATGTCCGACGAGGAATGGGCGAGCGTGCTGGAGGTCAACCTGACCTCGACCATGCGCCTGTGCCGGGGCGCCTTGCGCGGCATGATGAAGGCGCGCTGGGGCCGGATCATCAACGTCTCGAGCGTTGTGGGGACCACGGGCAACCCGGGACAAGCCAACTACGCGGCCTCCAAGGCGGGCATGGTGGGCATGTCGAAATCGCTGGCCTATGAGGTCGCGAGCCGTGGAATCACCGTGAACTGCATTGCGCCCGGTTTCATTGAAACAGCGATGACCGACAAGCTGA
This window harbors:
- the tig gene encoding trigger factor — its product is MQITETLAEGLKREYTITVPASDLETRVNTKLEEARPEVEMKGFRKGKVPMALLKKQFGPRIMGEAMQESVDEAMQGHLDESGDRPAMQPEVKMTNEDWKEGDDIVVSMSYEKLPEIPDVDYKAIKLEKLVVTPSEEEVAEALANLAENAESFATKKGKAADGDQVVFDFVGTVDGEAFEGGAAEDFPLKLGSGQFIPGFEEQLVGVKAGETKDVEVTFPEEYQAEHLAGKAAVFACTIKEVKKPVAAEVDDELAKKFGAEDLDALKGQITERLASEYTGAARAVMKRSLLDQLDEVVSFELPPSLVDAEAGQIAHQLWHEENPEVEGHDHPEIETTDEHKSLAARRVKLGLLLAELGQKNDVTVSDAEMTQAIMNQARQYPGQERAFFEFIQQNQAAQQQVRAPLFEDKVVDFIGEMAEVTEKEVSKDDLKAAVDALDEE
- a CDS encoding PQQ-dependent sugar dehydrogenase, with the translated sequence MLRILSAPALLATLLAGAAFAQVAPVDDGSGNFDASVAAFAGQTEAPEVTSGVTFDEEVISGTLAHPWGLAILPEDAGYIVTERGGTLRHITRDGTMGPEINGVPDVRAIRQGGLLDVALAADFADSRAIYLTYSAREGLAASATALARATLSEDHTALTNVEELWRQTPASAIPAHFGSRVLVDDEGFVFATTGDRFTPENRELAQDPASATYGATIMLQPDHHPATLDFVDGALPGVLTYGHRNIQGLAIQPESQLVWALEHGPAGGDELNVIEPGGNYGWPRVSYGVNYNGSDVGDGEQAHAPDFIEPRYYWDPSIAPSDLIFYEGEMFPDWQGDILLGALAGQSLVRLDIDGTSVIAEERFRTGQGRVRDVDVDANGAILILIDDDPGALIRLTPAAE
- the rplI gene encoding 50S ribosomal protein L9; protein product: MDVILLERVAKLGQMGEVVSVKEGYARNFLLPQKKALRANEANLKTFENQKAQLEARNLETKAEAEKLGETLAGQQFIIIRSASDSGALYGSVTIRDAAEVATAEGFSIDRKQVALTAPIKDLGIHTVIVNLHPEVQVEIELNVARSTEEAELQASGKSIQDLAAEEEAQAEFEIAELFDDIGAAGLDDDDVAPAPAAEEEASDED
- the rpsR gene encoding 30S ribosomal protein S18; this translates as MAAKPFFRRRKTDPFEGENAPKIDYKDTRLLQRYISERGKIVPSRITAVGAKNQRALAKAIKRARFLALLPYAVK
- the rpsF gene encoding 30S ribosomal protein S6; protein product: MALYEHVMIARQDLSNTQAEALNEHFGTVLTDNGGTVVDTEYWGVKTMAYKINKNRKGHYSFLRTDAPSAAIQEMERLMRLHDDVMRVLTIKVDAHEDGPSVQMQKRDEREPRRERR
- the fabD gene encoding ACP S-malonyltransferase, coding for MTRAFIFPGQGAQTIGMGRALADAYPASKAVFAEVDDALGESLSSLIWEGEIEALTLTRNAQPALMATSLAAMAALKAEGVDVTAASFVAGHSLGEYSALCAAGTFSLADTARLLRLRGEAMQAAVPAGEGAMAAVLGLDLAAVEEVAAEAAQGEVCEAANDNDPAQVVISGAKAAVERACEIAKAKGAKRALLLPVSAPFHCALMQPAADAMAQALGEVDMQAPVVPLVGNVLARAESAPAVIRENLVVQVTGRVRWRESVAWMAAEGVTEVYEIGAGKALSGMVKRIDRAVTPHAVGTPDDVSKAVATLAQ
- the fabG gene encoding 3-oxoacyl-[acyl-carrier-protein] reductase, translating into MFDLTGKNALVTGASGGIGAAIARQLHAAGATVGLSGTRVEPLEALAAELGDRAHVLPCNLSDAEAVDALPKEAIAAMGSLDVLVNNAGITKDNLFMRMSDEEWASVLEVNLTSTMRLCRGALRGMMKARWGRIINVSSVVGTTGNPGQANYAASKAGMVGMSKSLAYEVASRGITVNCIAPGFIETAMTDKLTDDQKEKILVQIPAGRMGSADEIAASALFLASAEAGYLTGTTMHVNGGMAMI